Sequence from the Kineosporia succinea genome:
GGCGCCGCTCGACGCCGACCGGGCCTTCGAGTCGCAGCTCGAGGCTCTGATGATCGGCGCCGGCGACCAGCCCGAGGCCGCGATCCGCTCGGTCGAGACCTCCCGCCGCCGCACCTTGCTGGAGGTCCAGGGGGTCGGTCCGCAGGCCAGCACCGGCTGAGACCCCCGCCGCAGGGCGGTTTCGCCGGGCTCAGGCGGGATGCGGGACCTGCACGGCGAACGGTGCCGGCAGAACCGGGGGATCCAGGGGCGATGGCGGTCTCAGGCGAAAGTGCCGTGCCGGTGTGCTCTTTCCTGGTGTCACCTCCAGCTGGCCTCCGGACCCGAGCACCGGGCGGTCGTGCGTGGGCGACCCGCCACGGGCCGAGGCGAGGGAGAAGAGGTGCCACCGGCCGGCCGGCACGTTCTCGATCCGGAACCGGCCCGGGCCGGGCAGCACGGTGCAGGCGACCGGCACGCTCCGGGGCGTCGGCTCGGGAAAGGCGCCCACGAACACGGTGCCGGCCAGATCGACGGAACACTCGAGCTGGCCGGTGATGTCCTGGGCGGCACCGAAAGACGGCGGGGGCGGGGCCAGGACGAGCGTGCGGTAGCCGTCGTTCGCCCGGAACTCCCGCGGGGGCATGCCCACGTTGTGCTTGAACTGGGTGCTGAAGGTCCCGCTGCTGGAATATCCCACCAGCGTGCCGATGTCGGTGACGCTCAGGCCGCTGGTCAGCAGCAGCCGCTTGGCCTCGGCCAGGCGCAGGGCGCGCAGGAACCGCCCGGGTGGGATGCCGGTGACTTCCTGAAAAACGCGGTTGAAGTGGAACTTGCTGAACATCGCGATCTGGGCCAGCTGGGCGTTGGTGAAGGTTCTCCCGACGTCCGCCTCCATGGCCCGTACCGCCAGTGCGATCGAATCGACGGTTGAGAGCCTCATCGCCGTCCCCCTCGGCTGATACGTGACCCAAGCCCGGCTCACGCCCCCGGATATCACATAACAGGTGTCATTCTACTTGCGGGTCGCCGGTGGGGCAATGCACCGGCAACCGCTCACCGACGAGCATCAGGCCGGTGAACGAGGAGGCCGCCCCGCCTCGGGACCCACCACGGAATCGAGGCCGCACGCTCTGATCATCCGAACGAGTTCGCCGTCGCTGCTGGTGATTTCCAGCCTGGCCCCCACCCGCTTGAGAGCGAGGGAGAGCCGGGCCACCGCCTCGATCACCGCAAGATCGGTGACCGTGCCCGTGGGCCAGTGGATCACCATCGTCGTCGGCGATTCGTCGGTCATGACGATGCAGACGGACGTGGGCCCGGCAATTCATCGGTGCCCGGGGTCGCGGCCCCGAGGAACCGGTCGGCGGACGCGCTCATGTCGGCAGCCCGGCCCGCCGGGAGCGACGGGAGAGCGGCGCCGGCTCGACGATCACCCGGGCCACGCGCAGCATACGCTCACGCACCGGTGCCTTCGTCGCGGTCCGGATCCGGGTTCTCAGGATCGGCAGGCCTTCACCGCTCAGCCCGGCCAGCCCGGCGGGGCGCCCGGCCATGGCCAGGACCAGGTCCTCGGCGCTGCCGGTCACCACCGGGCCATCTCCGTGACACCATCCGGTGTCATGGGCGGTCAGGCGGAGCCCGCTCAGCCGCGATCCCACCGCGTAGCCGGGGACCGGACGCTGGGCCAGGTGGTCGAAGGCGATGTGCAGCGCGGGTTCTGGGATCGTGCGCCGGATGCCCAGCGGGCGGCGGATGTCGAGGTCGTGGAGCACGACGTCGGCCAGGACGGGGTCGTACCCGGAGAAGGGGATCGTGCACGTCGAGCCCGCCCGGCGACGCAGGTCCCCGACCAGGGCGCGATCGTCCCGGCGCGCCGCCCGTCGGGTCAGGATCAGGTTCCAGCGGTCGAGATCGCCTGCGGTGAGTGCGATTCCCAGGTAGATCTTGGGCTGGGCCAGACGCAGGTACGTCGTCAGGTGGGCGGCCACCTCATGGATGGTCCAGGCCGAGCACAGGCTGGGCAGCGCCATGTGCTCCGGCGGGAGGGAGGCCAGGACGTCGGCCACGGCCCGGCGCTGCTCGACGAGGAGGTCGTGTACCCGCATACGTCGAGAGTAGGCCGGGCGCGGGCCGCAACCGTCTTGTCAGGAGCGGCCCGCGCCCGCGCCGGGCGCTACTGGGGGGCGTTGCCGTGCTTGCGCTCGGGCCCGGTCAGGCGCTTGCCGGACAGCATCTCCAGCCCGGCGGCGATGGCGGCCCGGGTCAGGGCCGGGTCGACGATGTCGTCGACCAGTCCGCGCTCGACGGCGAAATCGGGGCTCATCATCGTCTCCTGGTACTGCTGGGCGAGGCTCGCACGCAGGCGCGCCGGATCGCCGGCCGCGGCCATCTCGCGGCGGTGAACGACGTTGACGGCCGCCTCGGCGCCCATCACCGCGACCTCGTTGGTCGGCCACGCCAGCGCGAGGTCGGCGCCGATCGAACGGGAATCCATGACGATGTACGCACCTCCGTAGGCCTTTCGCAGGATGACCTGGATCCTGGGCACGGTCGCCTCGCAGTAGGCGTACAGCAGCTTGGCACCCCGCCGGATGATCCCCCCGTGCTCCTCGGAGACCCCCGGGAGAAACCCCGGGACGTCGACCAGCGTCACCAGGGGGATGTTGAAGGCGTCGCAGAAGCGGACGAAACGCGCGGCCTTCTCGGCGGCCTCACCGTCCAGCACCCCGGCCAGCACCAGGGGCTGGTTGGCGACGGTGCCCACCACCTGCCCGTCGATGCGGCCGAGGGCACACAGGACGTTCGTGGCCCAGTTCTCGTGCACCTCCATGAACTCGCCGTCGTCG
This genomic interval carries:
- a CDS encoding helix-turn-helix transcriptional regulator; protein product: MRLSTVDSIALAVRAMEADVGRTFTNAQLAQIAMFSKFHFNRVFQEVTGIPPGRFLRALRLAEAKRLLLTSGLSVTDIGTLVGYSSSGTFSTQFKHNVGMPPREFRANDGYRTLVLAPPPPSFGAAQDITGQLECSVDLAGTVFVGAFPEPTPRSVPVACTVLPGPGRFRIENVPAGRWHLFSLASARGGSPTHDRPVLGSGGQLEVTPGKSTPARHFRLRPPSPLDPPVLPAPFAVQVPHPA
- a CDS encoding maleylpyruvate isomerase family mycothiol-dependent enzyme, translating into MRVHDLLVEQRRAVADVLASLPPEHMALPSLCSAWTIHEVAAHLTTYLRLAQPKIYLGIALTAGDLDRWNLILTRRAARRDDRALVGDLRRRAGSTCTIPFSGYDPVLADVVLHDLDIRRPLGIRRTIPEPALHIAFDHLAQRPVPGYAVGSRLSGLRLTAHDTGWCHGDGPVVTGSAEDLVLAMAGRPAGLAGLSGEGLPILRTRIRTATKAPVRERMLRVARVIVEPAPLSRRSRRAGLPT